A single Candidatus Diapherotrites archaeon DNA region contains:
- a CDS encoding DUF357 domain-containing protein: MNLEEELAVKVRNYELLTEEALRKVSVKAKKDSKEYNIAMDYLSMARNYFSDAQHFKQKKDLINSLAALSYAHAWLDAGVRAGILKGEDERLFTQR; the protein is encoded by the coding sequence ATGAACTTGGAGGAAGAACTTGCAGTCAAGGTCAGGAATTATGAATTGCTCACAGAAGAAGCCTTAAGGAAGGTTTCAGTAAAAGCAAAAAAGGATTCAAAGGAGTACAATATTGCAATGGATTATCTTTCAATGGCAAGGAATTATTTTTCTGACGCACAGCACTTCAAGCAAAAAAAAGATTTAATAAACTCTTTGGCTGCATTATCTTATGCGCACGCCTGGCTTGATGCCGGCGTAAGGGCAGGAATACTGAAAGGGGAAGATGAAAGGCTTTTCACGCAAAGGTGA
- a CDS encoding acylphosphatase — MNQRLDLTAKGIVQGVGFRFSVSSYASGLGLTGFVRNLPNGNVEVIAEGKKEKLQKLIEFIRKGGHYARIEQVEERWLNAKNEFNSFEIEY, encoded by the coding sequence ATGAATCAAAGGCTTGATTTGACTGCAAAAGGAATAGTTCAGGGCGTTGGATTCAGGTTCAGTGTTAGCAGCTATGCCTCTGGCTTGGGATTAACTGGTTTCGTGAGAAATCTTCCTAACGGAAATGTTGAAGTAATTGCAGAAGGAAAAAAAGAGAAGTTGCAGAAACTGATTGAATTCATTAGGAAGGGAGGGCATTACGCCAGAATAGAGCAGGTTGAAGAGAGATGGCTTAATGCAAAGAATGAATTCAATTCCTTTGAAATAGAGTATTAA
- the nth gene encoding endonuclease III, with amino-acid sequence MKNKSQIKKIVLLLRKEVGGHEAIVHYSDPFRVLISTVLSQRTRDANTDKASKNLFAKFNSPKKLARAGLMEIQKLIRPSGFYKVKAKRIKAISKQLTENFNGRVPEKIEGLLSLEGVGRKTANCVLVYAFNIPAIPVDTHVHRISNRIGLVKAKTPEQTEKALVKVIPRNYWIELNDLMVKFGQRICLPRNPKCSICHLKIFCDYYFLVMKKNESKA; translated from the coding sequence ATGAAGAATAAATCTCAAATCAAAAAAATAGTCCTGCTTCTCAGAAAAGAGGTTGGAGGACATGAGGCTATAGTGCATTATTCTGACCCTTTTCGTGTACTGATTTCCACTGTCCTCTCCCAGCGCACAAGGGACGCAAACACTGACAAGGCGTCAAAAAATTTGTTTGCAAAATTCAATTCACCAAAAAAACTGGCCCGAGCAGGATTGATGGAAATCCAAAAGCTCATTAGGCCAAGCGGCTTCTATAAAGTGAAAGCAAAAAGGATAAAGGCTATCTCCAAACAGTTAACGGAAAATTTTAATGGAAGAGTTCCAGAAAAAATTGAAGGCCTCCTCTCCCTTGAAGGCGTCGGCAGAAAGACTGCAAACTGCGTTCTTGTTTATGCATTCAATATTCCTGCAATCCCTGTTGACACTCACGTGCACAGGATAAGCAACAGGATTGGGTTGGTGAAAGCCAAAACTCCAGAGCAGACAGAAAAAGCTTTAGTAAAAGTGATTCCAAGGAATTACTGGATTGAATTGAATGACTTGATGGTGAAGTTCGGCCAGAGAATATGCCTTCCAAGAAACCCTAAATGCAGTATCTGCCATTTAAAAATTTTTTGTGATTATTATTTCTTGGTTATGAAAAAAAATGAATCAAAGGCTTGA
- a CDS encoding DUF362 domain-containing protein: MPKAKIAIVKGPERKKNLLDAIKIIEPEVKKAIKEKNSKALFIKVNTTCFDCLPSITHPKALEAALKYFYPKFKEVIIGDSSDAFREKKNNPYSSLKKNFPKIKFSDLTEFKAKKYSAEMIGGSKKNAVVSLLPEEAFTVSLALPKTHDCYVFTGCTKNMFGCTIKGRGYVHGLRMMQRVFLNNVIESNKFKDKNLIKALMAAKADLHLMDAFTGMQGNGPVLGEQIRLSYAMAGLDGIAVDSIASRLFCIEEVPYLKLLERKGFGVGDAKKIELIKKGFKELDELKIKARLHYTYKYQIIDPKEKFLFPVPDLNLIKDSLSFGLPAKFIKRMMTRNEE; encoded by the coding sequence ATGCCGAAGGCGAAAATTGCAATAGTTAAAGGCCCTGAAAGAAAAAAGAACTTGCTTGATGCAATAAAAATAATTGAGCCCGAAGTAAAGAAGGCAATAAAAGAAAAGAATTCCAAGGCTTTATTCATTAAAGTGAATACAACCTGCTTTGACTGCCTGCCTTCAATCACTCACCCTAAAGCATTAGAGGCAGCATTAAAATATTTTTACCCTAAATTCAAGGAAGTAATAATTGGAGACAGCAGTGACGCCTTCAGGGAAAAGAAAAACAATCCTTATTCTTCTCTCAAAAAAAATTTCCCTAAAATCAAATTCTCTGACCTCACAGAATTCAAGGCAAAAAAATATTCTGCTGAAATGATTGGCGGCTCAAAAAAGAATGCAGTTGTTTCTCTCCTGCCAGAAGAAGCTTTCACAGTTTCTCTTGCCCTGCCTAAAACCCATGACTGTTATGTTTTCACTGGCTGCACCAAGAACATGTTCGGCTGCACAATCAAAGGGAGGGGCTATGTTCACGGCCTGAGAATGATGCAGAGGGTTTTCTTGAACAATGTAATTGAAAGCAATAAATTCAAAGACAAGAATCTGATTAAAGCCCTTATGGCAGCAAAAGCTGACCTGCATTTAATGGATGCTTTTACTGGAATGCAGGGCAACGGCCCTGTCCTGGGAGAGCAGATTCGCTTAAGCTATGCAATGGCAGGATTGGACGGCATTGCAGTTGACTCCATTGCTTCAAGGCTTTTCTGCATTGAAGAAGTGCCTTACCTTAAACTCCTTGAAAGAAAAGGCTTTGGTGTAGGAGACGCAAAAAAAATTGAGTTAATAAAAAAAGGCTTTAAGGAATTGGACGAATTGAAGATTAAGGCAAGGCTTCATTACACGTACAAGTATCAAATAATTGACCCTAAAGAAAAATTCCTGTTTCCAGTGCCTGACCTTAATTTAATCAAGGATTCATTAAGCTTTGGCCTTCCAGCAAAATTCATTAAAAGAATGATGACAAGAAATGAAGAATAA
- the purQ gene encoding phosphoribosylformylglycinamidine synthase I, with the protein MKKAKKAKKAVKHKAKKAKLKVKAVRYKAVKKIKIKKHKKIEKKKLVKHKIAEEKKLVHEIPPRITVQPKPSKQPKVLVLRTAGTNCDYETVNAFQKAGSLVELVHVNKLIRREIELSDFHLLAIPGGFSHGDYLGSGKILANKILYRLNNLVPDFVKQGNLVIGICNGFQILVKAGLLPGFNQNYRQQLMTLTFNASGNFQDEWVVLNNMNKGKCIWSSGIRKPLHAPIAHAEGRLDLNDSELLKRLYANDQIVFKYERNPNGSIDSIAGVCDETGRIFGLMPHPERNTSFLNDPRSTRIELPAEGEGMQVIRNGVEFARKKLL; encoded by the coding sequence ATGAAGAAGGCAAAAAAGGCCAAAAAAGCAGTGAAGCATAAGGCAAAGAAGGCAAAATTAAAAGTAAAGGCTGTTAGGTATAAGGCTGTTAAAAAGATTAAAATAAAGAAACATAAAAAAATTGAAAAGAAAAAATTAGTGAAGCATAAAATTGCTGAAGAGAAGAAACTGGTTCACGAAATTCCGCCTCGCATTACTGTTCAGCCCAAGCCCTCAAAGCAGCCTAAGGTTCTGGTGTTAAGGACTGCTGGAACGAATTGCGATTATGAGACTGTAAATGCATTCCAGAAGGCCGGATCATTAGTTGAATTAGTTCACGTGAACAAGCTCATAAGAAGAGAAATTGAGTTATCTGATTTTCACCTTCTTGCAATTCCCGGAGGCTTCTCTCACGGGGATTATTTAGGTTCAGGGAAGATTCTTGCGAACAAGATTTTGTACAGGCTTAACAATTTGGTTCCTGATTTCGTGAAGCAGGGCAATCTTGTAATCGGAATCTGCAATGGATTCCAGATCCTTGTAAAGGCAGGCCTTCTGCCTGGATTCAACCAGAATTACAGGCAGCAGTTAATGACTCTCACATTCAATGCTTCAGGCAATTTCCAGGACGAATGGGTTGTACTGAATAATATGAATAAAGGGAAATGCATTTGGAGTTCAGGAATAAGGAAGCCCTTGCATGCGCCCATTGCTCACGCTGAAGGCAGGCTTGACTTGAATGATTCTGAATTGCTGAAGAGGCTGTATGCAAACGACCAAATTGTATTCAAGTACGAAAGGAATCCTAATGGTTCAATTGATTCTATTGCAGGGGTCTGCGATGAAACAGGCAGGATTTTTGGTCTCATGCCCCACCCTGAAAGGAATACATCTTTCCTTAATGACCCGCGCAGTACAAGAATTGAATTGCCTGCTGAAGGCGAAGGCATGCAGGTAATAAGGAACGGCGTTGAATTCGCGCGAAAGAAACTGCTTTAA
- the purL gene encoding phosphoribosylformylglycinamidine synthase subunit PurL — MNQGVQEIKILGLKEKQLGELSNRMLLSLNKEEWKAIQEYYSKLKRNPTDVELETIAQTWSEHCKHKVFNAIINYVEVDDKGKRKKLLIDSLFNSFIKKSTLVIARKKNWLVSVFSDNAGIIEFNNSFDLAFKVETHNHPSALDPYGGAGTGIGGVIRDIIGAGLGAKPIANTDVFCFGPFDFDFKKLPPKILHPKRIAKGVRAGVGDYGNRMGIPTLNGAILFDERYLGNPLVYCGTLGIMPKGLGSKSARPGDQIIVVGGRTGRDGIHGVTFASTQLTESTPSTPVQIGNPIEEKKVLDVILQARDLKLYDCITDCGGGGFSSAIGEMSRELGCKVYLDKAPLKYKGLSPWEIWVSESQERMILSVPPENVQKTIELFNAENVEATVIGEFTANRKLELYYNNNLVCKLDMKFLHKGLPRRNMKALWHPASSREPKLKEQRSYDLTLKKILGMPNIASKESTIRQYDHEVQGCSVLKPLAGAENDGPNDAAIIRPLFDSSEAVIVSNGINPLYGDLDTYWMAASAIDEALRNIIAVGGSLEKIALLDNFCWGSPENQFALGQLVRAVQACHDFSLIYETPFVSGKDSFYNEFIVGKKTISIPSTLLISAIGVIPEASKRISMDLKEERSLIYIAGTTFNELGASHYLKLHGFIGRNAPKVNALKAKKLYESISRISAMGEKNSERLIRSMHDCSEGGLAVAAAEMAFAGMIGMEIELSKVVFEGVEKDKRNDALLFSESNSRLLIEVPEKFKQEFESLMQGNPFALIGRTVKQKKFIVKGLNGKEIINSDLSELKNAWKQTLKW; from the coding sequence ATGAATCAGGGCGTACAGGAAATAAAAATTTTAGGGCTTAAAGAAAAGCAGTTGGGAGAATTGAGCAATAGAATGCTTTTGTCTTTGAACAAAGAGGAGTGGAAGGCAATACAGGAATACTACAGCAAGCTGAAAAGGAATCCAACAGATGTTGAATTAGAAACAATTGCGCAGACATGGAGCGAGCACTGCAAGCACAAGGTTTTCAACGCAATAATAAATTATGTAGAAGTTGATGATAAGGGGAAAAGGAAGAAGTTGTTGATTGATTCCTTGTTTAATTCTTTCATTAAGAAATCCACTCTTGTTATTGCAAGGAAGAAGAACTGGCTTGTTTCTGTCTTCTCTGATAATGCTGGAATAATTGAATTCAATAATTCTTTTGATTTGGCTTTCAAGGTTGAAACACACAACCATCCTTCTGCCTTGGACCCTTACGGTGGGGCAGGCACTGGAATTGGCGGGGTCATAAGGGATATAATTGGGGCTGGCTTGGGTGCAAAGCCTATTGCTAATACTGATGTCTTCTGCTTTGGGCCTTTTGATTTTGATTTCAAGAAATTGCCCCCGAAAATTCTGCATCCTAAAAGGATTGCTAAGGGCGTCAGGGCTGGGGTGGGGGATTATGGCAACAGGATGGGCATTCCTACTTTGAATGGAGCAATACTCTTTGATGAAAGATATTTGGGCAACCCTTTGGTTTACTGTGGTACTCTGGGAATTATGCCCAAGGGTTTAGGCTCAAAATCTGCAAGGCCTGGAGACCAAATAATTGTTGTGGGAGGCAGGACTGGAAGGGATGGAATTCATGGGGTTACATTTGCTTCAACGCAATTGACTGAAAGCACTCCAAGCACTCCTGTCCAAATAGGAAATCCAATTGAGGAAAAAAAGGTTTTGGATGTAATCCTTCAGGCGCGAGACTTAAAATTATATGACTGCATCACTGACTGCGGCGGAGGCGGATTTTCTTCTGCCATTGGAGAAATGTCAAGGGAATTAGGCTGTAAGGTCTACTTAGATAAAGCGCCTTTGAAGTACAAAGGTCTTTCACCCTGGGAGATCTGGGTTTCTGAAAGCCAGGAGAGAATGATTCTTTCTGTTCCGCCAGAGAATGTTCAAAAAACAATTGAGTTGTTTAATGCAGAGAATGTTGAGGCAACAGTAATAGGCGAATTCACTGCAAACAGGAAGCTTGAATTGTATTACAATAATAATTTGGTTTGCAAGCTTGACATGAAGTTTTTGCATAAAGGCCTTCCGAGAAGGAATATGAAGGCTTTATGGCATCCTGCTAGTTCAAGGGAGCCAAAACTCAAAGAACAGAGGTCTTATGATTTAACACTCAAAAAAATTCTTGGGATGCCCAACATTGCCTCAAAGGAATCCACAATAAGGCAGTACGACCATGAAGTGCAGGGCTGTTCTGTCTTGAAGCCTTTGGCTGGAGCAGAGAATGACGGCCCGAATGATGCTGCAATTATAAGGCCTTTGTTTGATTCAAGTGAAGCTGTAATTGTAAGCAATGGAATTAATCCATTGTACGGAGACTTAGACACTTACTGGATGGCTGCTTCTGCAATAGATGAGGCTTTAAGGAATATTATTGCTGTTGGCGGATCATTAGAAAAGATTGCTTTGCTTGACAATTTCTGCTGGGGCAGCCCTGAAAACCAATTCGCTTTAGGGCAATTGGTCAGGGCAGTGCAGGCATGCCATGATTTCTCCTTGATTTATGAAACTCCTTTCGTTTCAGGAAAAGACTCCTTCTATAATGAATTTATTGTGGGAAAGAAAACAATTTCTATTCCCTCTACTTTATTGATTTCTGCTATTGGGGTAATTCCTGAAGCATCAAAGAGGATTTCCATGGACTTGAAGGAAGAGAGAAGTTTAATTTACATTGCAGGAACAACCTTCAATGAATTGGGCGCATCCCATTACTTGAAGTTGCATGGTTTTATTGGAAGGAATGCCCCTAAAGTTAATGCTTTGAAGGCAAAAAAATTGTATGAGTCAATTTCAAGGATTTCTGCAATGGGCGAAAAGAATTCTGAAAGGTTGATCAGATCAATGCATGACTGCTCTGAGGGAGGCCTTGCTGTTGCTGCAGCAGAAATGGCTTTCGCCGGAATGATTGGAATGGAGATAGAATTGAGCAAAGTTGTTTTTGAGGGCGTAGAAAAAGATAAGAGGAATGATGCCCTGCTTTTCTCTGAGTCCAATTCGAGGTTATTAATTGAAGTGCCTGAGAAATTCAAACAAGAATTTGAGTCCTTGATGCAGGGCAATCCTTTTGCTTTGATTGGGAGGACAGTAAAACAAAAAAAGTTCATTGTGAAAGGCCTGAACGGCAAAGAAATCATTAACTCAGACCTTTCAGAATTAAAGAATGCATGGAAGCAAACCCTGAAGTGGTGA
- a CDS encoding PspC domain-containing protein, translated as MKTAEKIKKLYRSEKDKMIAGVCGGIAEYIGMDSTVIRILWVLLTILSLGLGGIAAYIICWILIPEKP; from the coding sequence TTGAAAACGGCTGAAAAAATAAAGAAGCTTTACCGCTCGGAAAAAGACAAAATGATTGCAGGAGTCTGTGGTGGCATAGCAGAATACATTGGAATGGACAGCACGGTAATAAGGATTCTTTGGGTTCTGCTCACAATTCTGAGCTTGGGCTTGGGCGGGATAGCTGCGTATATTATCTGCTGGATTCTAATTCCAGAAAAGCCCTAA
- a CDS encoding DNA glycosylase — translation MLVNLDLTMLSGQPPHFIWAKENGIFKRIWKGKIIELKQNENGKIETNNRKFANFTLRSQDDLKKIYSKIALDSFMKKAVKDYEGMRITQSPVWEAAACFVLSSNNSISNIRNSVQLLMKKFGEKKEELHEFPSIDSIAKAKESELRECKAGFRAKYLKCAAKLLLENDYNFDSKDKTKEFLLECHGIGGKIAECICLFGYGFLDSFPVDVWIKRAMHEIYFQGKHSGIDSIQEKAEELWGSFQGYANHYLFYEFMSKKRK, via the coding sequence TTGCTTGTAAACCTTGATTTGACAATGCTTTCAGGTCAGCCCCCGCACTTCATTTGGGCAAAAGAAAACGGAATATTCAAGAGGATTTGGAAGGGAAAAATAATTGAATTAAAGCAGAATGAAAATGGAAAGATTGAAACTAATAACAGGAAATTCGCCAATTTCACTTTGCGTTCTCAAGACGACCTCAAAAAAATTTACTCTAAAATTGCACTTGACTCTTTCATGAAAAAGGCAGTGAAAGACTATGAAGGAATGAGGATAACCCAAAGCCCTGTCTGGGAGGCTGCAGCCTGCTTTGTTTTAAGCTCAAATAATTCTATTTCAAACATAAGGAATTCAGTTCAATTGCTCATGAAAAAGTTTGGAGAAAAGAAAGAAGAATTGCATGAATTTCCTTCCATTGACTCAATTGCTAAGGCTAAAGAGTCAGAATTAAGGGAATGCAAGGCAGGCTTTAGGGCGAAATACCTTAAGTGCGCTGCAAAACTTCTTCTAGAGAATGACTATAATTTTGATTCAAAGGATAAAACAAAAGAATTCCTTCTTGAATGCCATGGAATTGGAGGAAAAATAGCTGAATGCATTTGCTTGTTTGGTTACGGCTTCCTTGATTCCTTTCCTGTGGACGTATGGATTAAAAGGGCTATGCATGAAATATATTTCCAAGGAAAGCATTCAGGCATTGATTCAATTCAAGAAAAGGCTGAGGAGTTGTGGGGCTCCTTTCAAGGATATGCAAACCATTATTTGTTCTATGAGTTCATGAGCAAGAAAAGAAAGTAA
- a CDS encoding PIN domain-containing protein gives MRLYLDSNVFISLVREEINGSLNILFKDTELFLSICSKKNFSLLLSYWFFKEIEKSVFLQKEEVVELLKSNYAVLIQEIKRGKGYYLEMKNIARETGIRFGDALHIAIALDSKADLIVSWNKKDFLKARSLINCLNPKEFIEEFT, from the coding sequence TTGAGACTGTATCTTGATTCCAATGTCTTCATTTCTCTTGTGCGCGAAGAAATCAACGGAAGCTTAAATATATTGTTCAAGGACACAGAGCTGTTTCTCTCGATTTGTTCAAAAAAGAATTTTTCATTGCTTCTTTCTTATTGGTTCTTTAAAGAAATAGAAAAATCAGTTTTTCTTCAAAAAGAGGAAGTGGTTGAATTACTGAAAAGTAATTATGCCGTTTTGATTCAAGAAATTAAGAGAGGAAAAGGATATTACCTTGAAATGAAAAATATAGCTAGAGAAACAGGAATTCGTTTTGGAGACGCTTTGCATATTGCAATAGCACTTGACTCTAAGGCAGACTTAATTGTTTCCTGGAACAAAAAAGATTTCCTTAAAGCCAGAAGCCTGATAAATTGTTTGAACCCAAAAGAATTCATTGAGGAGTTCACTTAA
- a CDS encoding type II secretion system F family protein, with protein MKYSSFSRLFPRKRMEWAKKLYDFSGSTQDFDGWLGQKIFVAILFAFIGFLLPWTLFKYFALIDFASFLVPLILSIFFAIIFFVLIAVLYYLHVYYVIEDRTKRVEAILPDFLSLLSSNLRSGMTPFAAFRSSARNEFGPLNEEIKAATSKSLGTESFNEALGELAKRINSKVLKEFVSFFVQGMISGGHITRLLESSSDDLVKTQEMKKELVSSTRMYIIFVAFIIVIATPLLLSISLQFLSMIQSIQAQNTSSGLSSTPGLATGFLNSKINISTQFMFYASLILLAGNALLASIFVGVIAEGKTKNGLKYFLPMLVSSVILFFVFKEIISSLLSVLG; from the coding sequence ATGAAGTATTCTTCTTTTTCCAGGCTCTTCCCGCGCAAGAGAATGGAGTGGGCCAAAAAATTGTATGACTTCTCTGGCTCAACTCAAGACTTTGATGGATGGCTTGGCCAAAAAATTTTTGTTGCAATTCTTTTTGCTTTTATTGGGTTCCTTCTGCCTTGGACTTTATTCAAATACTTTGCCTTAATTGACTTTGCCTCTTTTTTGGTTCCATTAATTCTTTCAATTTTTTTTGCGATAATTTTTTTCGTTTTGATTGCAGTTCTGTATTACCTGCACGTTTATTATGTAATTGAGGACAGGACTAAAAGGGTTGAGGCAATCCTTCCTGACTTCCTTTCATTGCTTTCTTCTAACCTGCGCTCTGGCATGACTCCTTTTGCTGCCTTCCGTTCAAGCGCAAGAAACGAGTTTGGCCCGCTCAACGAAGAAATCAAGGCTGCAACCTCCAAGAGCTTAGGCACAGAATCATTCAATGAAGCTTTGGGGGAACTGGCGAAAAGGATTAATTCAAAGGTCCTGAAAGAATTTGTTTCTTTTTTCGTTCAAGGAATGATCTCCGGAGGCCACATAACAAGGCTTCTTGAGTCAAGTTCAGATGATTTAGTCAAGACACAGGAAATGAAGAAGGAATTAGTTTCAAGCACCCGCATGTACATTATTTTTGTTGCGTTCATTATTGTAATTGCAACGCCATTGCTTCTTTCAATCTCATTGCAGTTCCTTTCAATGATCCAGTCAATTCAGGCCCAGAATACTTCCTCAGGCCTTTCTTCAACTCCAGGCCTTGCAACAGGATTCCTTAACTCAAAAATTAATATTTCCACTCAATTCATGTTCTACGCTTCATTAATTCTACTGGCAGGGAACGCCTTGCTTGCAAGCATTTTTGTAGGGGTAATAGCAGAAGGCAAGACAAAGAATGGATTGAAGTATTTTCTTCCAATGCTTGTCTCTTCAGTCATACTGTTCTTTGTGTTCAAGGAAATTATTTCCTCGCTGCTTTCTGTTTTGGGTTGA
- a CDS encoding type II secretion system F family protein, translating into MRIKFMLFSLEKGEKFKRFNFIGRRISSLFYGLKYDLSKAGIELGAEDYCTLSFFSALLYGIIFFALISVLLFAKNASLQGVFPLNLIIGFAFFLVFLLLHLFYPKIISGKIAAEIDQDLIFALKSILIQVSSGVSLFEAIKNASKGSYGLVSKELELLVQDISSGVSELKAFERMALRTKSDYLRKTTWQLMSSLKSGASLSSAVSSVVETLNNNQFRAIKNYAAELNLWILIYMLLAAALPTLGVTFLIVLSSFGGTNIGEIHIAMIIGFAFIVQIILIGFIKSRVPRVMVS; encoded by the coding sequence ATGAGGATTAAATTCATGCTTTTTTCTTTAGAGAAAGGAGAGAAATTCAAAAGATTTAATTTCATTGGAAGAAGGATTTCTTCCCTCTTTTACGGTCTGAAATATGACTTAAGCAAGGCTGGAATTGAATTGGGGGCAGAAGACTACTGTACTCTCTCATTTTTTTCCGCCCTCTTGTACGGAATAATTTTCTTTGCTTTGATTTCAGTTCTTTTATTCGCAAAAAATGCTTCACTGCAGGGCGTCTTTCCATTAAATTTAATTATTGGTTTTGCTTTCTTTCTTGTTTTTTTGCTTTTACATTTATTTTATCCTAAAATTATTTCTGGAAAGATTGCAGCGGAAATAGACCAGGACCTGATTTTTGCTTTGAAGAGCATTTTAATTCAGGTTTCTTCTGGTGTTTCGCTTTTTGAGGCAATAAAGAATGCAAGCAAGGGCTCTTACGGTTTAGTGTCAAAGGAATTGGAGTTGTTAGTTCAAGACATTTCTTCTGGTGTTTCTGAATTAAAGGCTTTCGAGAGGATGGCTTTAAGGACTAAATCTGATTACTTGAGGAAAACAACATGGCAGTTGATGTCTTCTCTGAAGAGCGGAGCAAGCCTTTCTTCTGCTGTCTCTTCTGTTGTTGAGACCCTTAATAACAACCAGTTCAGGGCAATAAAGAATTATGCTGCTGAACTAAATTTATGGATTCTGATTTACATGTTATTGGCTGCAGCACTTCCAACTTTGGGCGTTACATTCCTTATTGTTCTCTCTTCCTTCGGCGGAACAAATATTGGTGAAATTCATATTGCAATGATCATAGGTTTTGCTTTTATTGTTCAAATAATCCTGATTGGATTCATTAAGAGCAGGGTGCCAAGGGTGATGGTCTCATGA